The Pseudomonadota bacterium genome contains a region encoding:
- the uvrA gene encoding excinuclease ABC subunit UvrA → MDKITIKGARQHNLKNIDVELPRNKIVVITGPSGSGKSTLAFDTIYAEGQRRYVESLSSYARQFLELMDKPDVDYIEGLSPAISIEQKTLSKNPRSTVGTVTEIYDYLRLLFARIGHVFCYSCGKEIKSQHVPQIVDSILSLGTGTKITILAPIVRGRKGEYRKEIDELRKQGFTKIKLNGKIIDLSEDVVLDKNKKHEIDVVIDRIVLRDGIERRLYEGVELALHKAGGIVKIETDKSIQIFSEKFACPDCGISYPEIAPRMFSFNNPYGACPNCSGLGVKEYFDPVLIIPNHDLSLREGAVIPWSEKNPVHFLPFLEALVNHYKIDVNTPFKELPKHVQNVILYGSDKEEIEFFHDRGARREFVKKPYQGVINELQHEWERADFWGKEKLERFINLIPCPACKGARLKKEMLWVKIKDKNIDDVAKMTIAGCLTFFNSLSSKAQSSAITMKEQEIAKTILKEIASRLKFLIDVGLDYITLSRNSATLSSGESQRIRLATQIGSGLTGVLYVLDEPSIGLHQRDNERLLTTLKRLRDLDNTVIVVEHDQDTIMSSDYVVDLGPGAGENGGYLVFQGTPAELINHSESITGMYISDRLRIEEPEKRRVPKAFINIRGARANNLKNIDVDIPLGVFTCITGVSGSGKSTLVVDTLYPLLKQKLYKSKDRAGEVDGISGFEMIDRVIDIDQSPIGRTPRSNPATYTGIFTHVRELFSKLPESRMRGYREGRFSFNVKGGRCETCAGEGFVKIEMQFLPDVYIVCDVCKGKRYNLDTLEVKYKGKSIADVLEMTVTQTTEFFDAYPHIKTKLKVLNDVGLGYIRLGQAATTLSGGEAQRIKLSRELSKRDTGSTLYILDEPTTGLHFADIEKLLHVLSELVERGNTIVVIEHNMDVIKCADYIIDLGPEGGEKGGQVIVKGSPEKILLTDESYTGMFLKKYWEEQEARRSQRKKAKT, encoded by the coding sequence GTGGATAAGATAACTATAAAAGGGGCAAGGCAACATAATCTCAAAAACATAGACGTGGAACTTCCACGGAATAAGATAGTGGTAATCACGGGACCGAGCGGTTCAGGCAAGTCAACCCTTGCCTTTGATACCATCTATGCGGAGGGTCAGAGGAGGTACGTAGAATCGCTTTCATCGTACGCCCGGCAGTTCCTCGAACTGATGGACAAGCCCGATGTGGACTATATTGAAGGGCTGTCCCCGGCAATAAGCATCGAACAGAAGACCTTAAGCAAGAACCCTCGCAGCACAGTCGGCACCGTGACAGAGATCTACGACTATTTACGGCTCCTCTTCGCACGCATCGGCCATGTATTTTGCTATAGCTGCGGCAAGGAGATAAAGAGCCAGCATGTCCCCCAGATTGTGGACAGTATTCTTTCCCTTGGTACAGGGACAAAAATAACCATCCTTGCGCCCATTGTAAGGGGCAGAAAAGGTGAGTACAGAAAAGAGATAGACGAGTTAAGGAAACAGGGTTTTACTAAAATAAAGCTCAACGGGAAGATCATCGATCTGTCAGAAGATGTTGTCCTCGACAAAAATAAAAAGCATGAGATAGACGTTGTTATAGACAGAATTGTCCTGCGCGACGGGATTGAGCGAAGGCTCTATGAGGGGGTTGAGCTTGCCCTACATAAGGCAGGGGGGATTGTAAAAATAGAGACGGATAAGAGTATACAGATATTCAGTGAAAAGTTTGCCTGTCCGGATTGTGGAATAAGCTATCCGGAAATTGCTCCCCGGATGTTCTCCTTCAATAACCCTTATGGGGCATGTCCAAACTGTTCCGGCCTCGGGGTAAAGGAGTATTTCGATCCTGTCCTGATCATCCCCAATCATGACCTCTCGCTCCGGGAGGGCGCTGTTATTCCCTGGAGTGAAAAGAACCCGGTCCATTTTTTACCCTTTCTCGAAGCGCTGGTAAATCACTATAAAATTGACGTGAATACGCCCTTCAAAGAGCTTCCTAAACATGTTCAAAATGTAATCCTCTACGGTTCTGACAAGGAGGAAATAGAGTTTTTCCATGACAGAGGCGCCAGGAGAGAATTTGTCAAGAAACCATATCAGGGCGTTATAAATGAACTGCAGCATGAATGGGAAAGGGCAGACTTCTGGGGAAAGGAGAAGCTTGAGAGATTTATAAATCTGATTCCATGTCCGGCCTGCAAAGGCGCAAGGCTAAAAAAAGAAATGCTCTGGGTAAAAATAAAAGATAAGAACATCGACGATGTTGCGAAGATGACAATCGCCGGATGTCTCACTTTTTTCAATTCATTATCCTCCAAAGCACAATCATCGGCAATAACAATGAAAGAACAAGAGATAGCCAAGACAATACTCAAAGAGATCGCCTCCCGCCTGAAATTTCTGATTGATGTGGGACTTGACTATATTACCCTGAGCAGGAATTCCGCCACGCTTTCATCGGGGGAATCACAGAGGATACGCTTGGCAACACAGATCGGATCAGGACTTACGGGGGTGCTGTATGTGCTCGATGAGCCCAGTATCGGGCTCCATCAGAGGGATAACGAAAGGCTTCTCACAACCCTGAAGAGGCTTCGCGACCTCGATAATACCGTGATTGTGGTAGAGCACGACCAGGATACGATTATGTCTTCAGACTATGTGGTAGACCTGGGTCCCGGTGCCGGTGAAAACGGAGGATATCTCGTATTTCAGGGCACACCGGCAGAGTTGATAAATCACAGTGAATCAATAACAGGCATGTATATATCGGACAGGCTGAGGATAGAAGAACCCGAGAAGAGGCGTGTGCCGAAGGCCTTTATTAATATAAGAGGCGCAAGGGCGAATAACCTGAAAAACATCGACGTCGATATACCGCTCGGGGTATTTACCTGTATTACCGGTGTTTCAGGGTCAGGAAAGAGCACCCTTGTTGTTGATACACTCTATCCCCTGCTCAAACAAAAATTGTATAAATCCAAAGACAGGGCTGGAGAGGTGGACGGAATTTCAGGCTTTGAGATGATAGACCGGGTTATAGACATCGATCAGTCTCCCATCGGGAGAACGCCAAGATCCAACCCGGCCACATATACAGGCATATTCACCCACGTCAGAGAATTGTTCTCCAAGCTTCCCGAATCACGGATGAGGGGGTACAGGGAAGGCAGATTCAGTTTCAATGTAAAGGGAGGCAGGTGTGAGACCTGTGCAGGCGAGGGTTTTGTAAAGATCGAGATGCAGTTTTTACCCGATGTCTATATAGTTTGCGACGTTTGTAAAGGCAAACGATACAACCTGGATACCCTGGAAGTTAAGTATAAAGGCAAGAGCATTGCCGATGTCCTTGAAATGACCGTTACACAGACTACAGAGTTTTTTGATGCCTATCCCCACATAAAAACCAAGCTCAAGGTGCTCAACGATGTAGGTCTGGGTTATATCAGACTTGGGCAGGCAGCAACTACGCTGTCAGGAGGCGAAGCGCAACGGATTAAACTTTCAAGGGAACTTTCGAAAAGAGATACGGGAAGCACACTCTATATCCTTGATGAACCCACAACGGGTTTGCATTTTGCAGATATCGAAAAGCTGCTCCACGTACTTTCCGAACTTGTTGAACGGGGCAACACAATAGTAGTTATAGAACATAATATGGATGTGATAAAATGTGCCGATTACATTATAGACCTGGGACCTGAAGGCGGAGAAAAAGGCGGCCAGGTCATTGTAAAGGGAAGTCCTGAAAAGATACTACTGACAGATGAGAGCTATACCGGGATGTTTTTAAAGAAGTATTGGGAAGAACAGGAGGCCAGAAGGTCACAAAGGAAGAAGGCAAAAACATGA
- the kdsB gene encoding 3-deoxy-manno-octulosonate cytidylyltransferase, with amino-acid sequence MKKVIVIPARYASTRLPGKPLMEISGKPIIQWVYEKALSSALKDSIFIATDDERIRDAAASFGAEVVMTSPKCKSGTDRVYQAIKDKEADIIINLQGDEPFIRTDVIDSLFYTMEKERLHMATLCSPIEKEADYLNPNIVKVVLDKFGFALYFSRSPIPFFRDTMSSSEIEIQNPQSKIRNPKCVYKHIGIYGFSRDFLKQYVTMEEGILEAAESLEQLRVLENGYDIKVLVTNYDGAGIDTEEDLEQARNLMK; translated from the coding sequence ATGAAAAAAGTTATTGTCATTCCCGCACGATATGCCTCAACAAGACTCCCCGGCAAACCACTTATGGAGATTTCCGGCAAGCCGATCATTCAATGGGTGTACGAAAAAGCTCTGAGTTCGGCTTTAAAAGACAGTATCTTCATTGCAACGGACGATGAACGGATACGGGATGCAGCGGCATCTTTCGGGGCAGAGGTGGTAATGACAAGCCCGAAATGCAAAAGCGGCACAGACAGGGTTTACCAGGCGATTAAAGACAAGGAAGCGGATATTATCATAAACCTTCAGGGCGATGAGCCATTCATCAGGACAGACGTTATTGATTCGTTGTTTTATACAATGGAAAAGGAACGCCTCCATATGGCAACACTCTGCAGTCCCATTGAAAAGGAAGCGGATTATTTGAATCCGAATATCGTTAAAGTTGTCCTTGACAAGTTTGGTTTTGCCCTTTACTTCTCAAGATCGCCCATACCGTTTTTTAGAGACACCATGTCTTCCTCTGAGATTGAAATCCAAAATCCGCAATCCAAAATCCGCAATCCAAAATGTGTCTATAAACACATCGGCATCTACGGCTTCTCACGGGATTTTCTTAAGCAGTATGTTACAATGGAAGAGGGGATACTTGAGGCGGCGGAATCGCTGGAACAACTCAGGGTTCTGGAAAATGGCTACGATATTAAGGTATTAGTAACCAATTACGACGGGGCCGGCATCGACACTGAAGAAGACCTGGAACAGGCACGGAATTTGATGAAATGA
- a CDS encoding choice-of-anchor E domain-containing protein, protein MILCLAIAGAKADTVSYTTSTPIPLTLTDWAASYSLQFQKFNIPNATLTDMELRLSGGMETIITVKNTGTTPVRYGSAKTELMMGVTDPLNLLPDPYGSQLDISLPTGTGYLFATPLLPLAPGQTRVSTLFNGSQNIFMNSNNPAMLAEFSGTGNIDLPASSLTMSWTSFSGGNVDTSQTTTGSLTGQVTYTYNQNLSVPEQSSILFAILGFLGIVGLSRKFRSRLNDAGSFPH, encoded by the coding sequence TTGATTTTATGTTTAGCTATTGCAGGTGCAAAGGCAGACACAGTTTCGTACACTACGTCAACCCCTATTCCATTGACATTGACTGACTGGGCCGCTTCATATTCCCTTCAATTTCAGAAATTCAATATACCGAATGCAACATTAACCGATATGGAACTACGACTTTCAGGCGGCATGGAAACAATAATTACAGTTAAAAATACAGGTACCACACCGGTTAGATACGGCAGTGCAAAGACCGAACTCATGATGGGTGTAACTGACCCGCTAAACCTTTTACCTGATCCTTATGGCAGCCAGCTTGACATAAGTTTGCCGACAGGCACCGGTTATTTATTCGCCACCCCTCTGCTTCCCCTTGCCCCCGGTCAAACCAGGGTGTCAACCCTTTTTAATGGAAGCCAGAACATATTTATGAATTCTAACAACCCTGCAATGCTGGCTGAATTTTCAGGTACTGGGAATATTGATCTCCCCGCTTCCAGCCTAACTATGTCATGGACTTCATTTTCAGGAGGGAACGTTGATACATCTCAAACCACGACCGGGAGCTTAACCGGCCAGGTTACATATACATACAACCAAAATCTCAGTGTGCCCGAGCAATCATCTATACTGTTTGCAATACTTGGTTTTCTTGGTATTGTTGGTTTAAGCAGGAAATTCAGATCCCGACTAAACGATGCCGGATCTTTTCCACATTGA
- a CDS encoding cold-shock protein, translating into MVKGTVKWFNESKGFGFITGEDGNDVFVHYSAIQDSGFKSLSEGQEVTFEVVSGPKGPAAANVVKL; encoded by the coding sequence ATGGTAAAAGGGACTGTTAAGTGGTTCAACGAGTCAAAAGGTTTTGGTTTTATAACTGGTGAAGATGGAAATGATGTTTTCGTACATTATTCAGCCATCCAGGACAGTGGTTTCAAATCACTTTCTGAAGGTCAGGAAGTGACATTTGAAGTTGTCAGCGGTCCGAAGGGGCCAGCAGCGGCAAACGTAGTAAAACTCTAA
- a CDS encoding ThiS family protein — MSIKATLHPVLKDGVEVQMDVEGKTVGECIKSILKVHPAMEKKMFDKNGKLKGYIEILVNGQGIGMNELAYGTKDGDSMSVLVFLSGG; from the coding sequence ATGAGTATTAAGGCAACGCTCCACCCCGTACTGAAAGACGGCGTTGAAGTCCAGATGGATGTTGAGGGAAAAACCGTCGGCGAATGTATAAAATCAATATTAAAAGTTCATCCTGCCATGGAAAAGAAGATGTTTGATAAGAACGGCAAGCTAAAGGGTTATATAGAAATACTTGTGAATGGGCAGGGTATAGGCATGAACGAACTGGCCTATGGGACAAAAGATGGTGATTCTATGTCTGTCCTTGTTTTTCTGTCAGGGGGGTAG
- the gpmA gene encoding 2,3-diphosphoglycerate-dependent phosphoglycerate mutase, producing the protein MKKLVLVRHGESVWNMENRFTGWTDVPLSEKGTEEAIQAGRILKKEGYVFDVAFTSVLKRAIKTLWIVLEEMDLMWIPIYNSWRINERHYGALQGLNKAEMVEQHGMEQVLLWRRSYDIRPPALTPDDPRYNGKNPMYTGLKPEEIPFTECLKDAVERFIPFWEGTVAPAVSGGRHVVICAHGNSLRALVKYLDDVPDDEITSLNIPTGIPLVYELTDDLTPIRSYYLGDQEAVKHAMQSVEDQLKK; encoded by the coding sequence ATGAAAAAACTTGTCCTTGTACGACATGGAGAAAGTGTCTGGAACATGGAGAACCGTTTCACCGGTTGGACCGATGTGCCGCTCTCAGAAAAAGGTACAGAGGAAGCAATTCAGGCCGGACGTATACTTAAAAAAGAGGGGTATGTTTTTGATGTGGCATTTACATCAGTGCTGAAGCGGGCGATAAAAACCCTCTGGATCGTACTTGAAGAAATGGATCTTATGTGGATTCCCATTTATAATAGCTGGCGGATCAATGAGCGTCATTACGGGGCGCTGCAAGGTCTTAATAAAGCCGAAATGGTCGAACAGCACGGGATGGAGCAGGTCCTTCTCTGGCGCCGCAGTTACGATATCCGCCCTCCGGCGCTCACACCGGATGATCCGCGCTACAATGGCAAGAATCCCATGTATACCGGTTTAAAACCCGAGGAGATACCTTTCACAGAATGTTTGAAGGATGCTGTTGAACGTTTTATTCCTTTTTGGGAGGGCACTGTAGCACCGGCTGTCTCAGGGGGCAGACATGTGGTTATCTGTGCCCACGGGAACAGTCTCCGTGCCCTTGTAAAGTATCTGGATGATGTACCGGATGATGAGATTACTTCCCTCAATATCCCTACAGGAATACCCCTTGTATACGAGCTTACAGATGACCTTACGCCGATCAGGAGCTATTACCTGGGAGACCAGGAGGCGGTAAAACATGCGATGCAATCTGTAGAAGACCAATTAAAGAAATAA
- a CDS encoding exosortase/archaeosortase family protein: MKNIFISLKAYLNKRNSIFFISTLVILRICFEALIILFRIDTYAEYYSHIILVPLASGYLIYKKRKIIFSNLEHSYAVGIPLLAVGIILFLLGRNMRENLGMNDYVALVIISALILWIGSFIVLYGINAFRAAFFPFLFLLFIIPFPSLLLDKIIYTLNVISAWITYILFKLAGISFLKEGFVFHCPGIDISIDQQCSGIRSAMGILMPAIFSSYLFLYTGWKRALFIFSVFPIIILKNGFRIFVLSMMAIYLNPQHPVLEFLHLRGGALFAIPAICLLGCIFIFLIKSEKKKRN; this comes from the coding sequence TTGAAAAATATATTTATCTCTCTTAAAGCGTATCTTAATAAAAGAAATAGTATTTTTTTTATTTCAACTCTGGTGATATTAAGAATATGTTTTGAGGCTCTGATAATTCTATTTCGAATTGATACTTATGCTGAGTACTACTCCCACATTATTTTAGTCCCATTAGCAAGCGGATATCTAATCTATAAAAAAAGGAAAATTATTTTCTCTAATCTGGAGCATTCTTATGCAGTTGGCATCCCGCTTCTGGCAGTCGGGATTATTCTTTTTTTGCTTGGAAGAAACATGAGAGAAAATCTTGGTATGAATGATTATGTTGCGCTGGTAATCATTTCTGCTCTTATATTGTGGATAGGCAGTTTTATTGTTTTGTATGGTATAAATGCTTTTCGGGCGGCATTTTTCCCGTTTTTATTTCTTTTATTTATAATTCCTTTTCCAAGCCTATTGCTGGACAAGATTATCTATACATTGAATGTTATATCTGCATGGATCACTTATATTTTATTTAAGCTTGCCGGAATTTCATTTTTGAAAGAAGGGTTTGTTTTTCATTGTCCAGGTATTGATATATCAATTGACCAGCAATGCAGTGGAATTCGCTCTGCCATGGGAATATTGATGCCTGCTATATTTTCAAGTTATCTTTTTTTGTACACCGGGTGGAAAAGAGCTTTGTTTATCTTTTCTGTTTTTCCAATTATTATATTGAAGAACGGTTTCCGTATTTTTGTGCTTTCTATGATGGCAATTTATTTAAATCCACAGCATCCTGTCCTGGAGTTTTTGCATCTTCGTGGCGGTGCATTATTCGCTATACCTGCGATATGTCTTTTGGGGTGCATTTTCATATTCTTAATAAAATCAGAGAAAAAAAAGCGAAATTAA
- a CDS encoding AMP-binding protein yields the protein MNNGHWMTAKDVLKVNAFKWPDKIGAKDLYKEYTFKQWNERSCRLANALAGMGMKKGDRFAVLAYNCVEWMDIYAAAAKGGFICVPIMFRLSAPEMEYNINNSESKVFIVQGGADQRDGKTYPWIDIVNVMKKNLPSVEKYVSFSSDNRYYDGFISYEDVIAAASPEEPAVQVDADDIWVLMYTGGTTGKPKGVMKSHANMFSQFLIMIYDHVFGFDDTNLLVMPCCHINSLNYSFVVTWVGGTVMCYNMISFDPEDLLKTFSDHRITFTSLVPTHYIMMLALPDEVKKKYDLTSIKKLLISSAPARRDTKLGILKMFPNSQLDEAYGSTEAGCVTILKPEEQLAKLGSCGREFIGTDLIRLYDEDGNLITKPNMVGELYSKSPMLFEGYWKDPAKTASVMKDGFFTAGDMAYKDEDGYVFLVDRKANMIISGGENIFPSEVENIVGGHEKVKDVAVIGVPHEKWGEQVAAVIVLHEGQTATPEEISSYCKGKIAGYKVPKNVIFIKDEEMPRSGPGKILHRVLRERYGKWSDHQ from the coding sequence ATGAACAACGGTCACTGGATGACGGCAAAAGATGTATTAAAGGTAAATGCCTTTAAATGGCCGGACAAGATAGGCGCTAAGGATCTGTACAAGGAATACACATTTAAGCAATGGAATGAACGTTCATGCAGGCTTGCAAATGCCCTTGCAGGCATGGGCATGAAGAAAGGGGACAGGTTTGCTGTCCTTGCATACAACTGTGTGGAGTGGATGGATATCTATGCCGCTGCTGCAAAAGGCGGATTTATTTGTGTGCCCATTATGTTCAGACTTTCTGCGCCGGAAATGGAATACAATATCAATAACAGCGAATCTAAAGTCTTTATTGTTCAAGGCGGGGCAGATCAGAGAGATGGTAAGACATATCCATGGATAGATATAGTAAACGTCATGAAGAAGAATCTTCCCTCAGTGGAAAAATACGTTTCATTCTCCTCCGATAACCGCTATTATGACGGCTTTATCTCCTATGAAGATGTTATAGCGGCGGCAAGCCCGGAAGAACCGGCTGTGCAGGTGGATGCCGACGACATCTGGGTGCTCATGTACACAGGCGGTACAACAGGTAAGCCCAAGGGGGTCATGAAAAGCCATGCAAACATGTTCTCACAATTCCTTATCATGATTTATGACCATGTCTTCGGTTTTGATGATACAAATCTTCTTGTTATGCCCTGCTGCCACATAAATTCGCTGAACTATTCCTTTGTTGTTACCTGGGTGGGCGGAACGGTTATGTGCTACAACATGATAAGCTTTGATCCGGAAGACCTGCTCAAGACATTCTCTGACCACAGGATCACTTTTACCTCCCTTGTGCCGACTCACTATATTATGATGCTTGCCCTTCCTGATGAGGTGAAGAAGAAGTATGATCTCACTTCCATCAAGAAACTGCTTATCTCTTCTGCTCCGGCCAGACGCGATACAAAGCTCGGCATCCTTAAGATGTTTCCCAATTCTCAACTTGACGAAGCCTATGGCTCAACAGAAGCAGGTTGCGTCACAATCCTGAAACCGGAAGAGCAGCTTGCAAAACTTGGTTCATGCGGACGGGAGTTTATCGGCACGGATTTGATAAGGCTCTACGATGAAGATGGCAATCTTATTACAAAACCTAATATGGTTGGAGAACTTTACTCAAAAAGTCCCATGCTCTTCGAGGGCTACTGGAAAGACCCTGCTAAGACGGCATCAGTTATGAAAGACGGTTTTTTCACTGCAGGCGATATGGCATACAAGGATGAGGATGGATACGTATTTCTCGTTGACAGAAAGGCGAATATGATCATCTCCGGCGGCGAGAATATCTTCCCGTCCGAGGTGGAAAATATTGTGGGCGGACACGAGAAGGTAAAAGATGTGGCGGTTATCGGCGTGCCTCATGAAAAGTGGGGCGAGCAGGTCGCAGCCGTTATTGTACTCCATGAGGGGCAAACAGCAACACCGGAAGAGATCTCTTCTTATTGCAAGGGCAAGATTGCAGGTTACAAAGTCCCCAAGAACGTAATTTTTATTAAAGATGAGGAAATGCCAAGATCAGGGCCGGGTAAAATACTCCATAGGGTACTAAGAGAAAGATATGGAAAATGGAGCGATCATCAATAA
- a CDS encoding HesA/MoeB/ThiF family protein, which translates to MNTEPISLSEEEHARYTRQMIYPDFGEEGQIKLKKSHILIAGVGGLGSPNATNLAYAGIGKLTIIDCDVVEFSNLNRQSLHWERDVNEQKVISAANKLKQMNSKMEIIPLHVRITSENAGQLLNGVDLVMDCMDNMETRFILNEYCFKKGIPYIFGGIRGLEGQLTTIIPGKTPCLECLYPRGIEGKKPFPVFGATPALIASLQTMEAIKLLTGLGELLAGRMLYVNGETMEFMIININKKKDCPVCSGGER; encoded by the coding sequence ATGAATACAGAACCTATTTCATTGAGCGAAGAAGAGCATGCAAGATACACCAGGCAAATGATCTACCCCGACTTTGGTGAAGAAGGTCAGATTAAGCTGAAAAAATCCCATATATTGATTGCAGGCGTTGGAGGACTGGGCTCTCCCAATGCAACAAACCTTGCCTATGCCGGCATCGGCAAACTCACCATCATTGATTGTGATGTTGTGGAATTCTCAAACCTTAACCGTCAGTCCCTTCACTGGGAGAGAGACGTTAATGAGCAAAAGGTCATCTCGGCTGCAAATAAGCTGAAACAAATGAATTCAAAAATGGAAATTATACCTCTGCATGTCAGGATAACAAGCGAAAATGCCGGGCAACTCCTGAACGGGGTAGACCTTGTCATGGACTGTATGGATAACATGGAGACAAGGTTTATTCTCAACGAATACTGCTTCAAAAAGGGTATCCCCTACATCTTCGGAGGGATCCGCGGTTTGGAAGGTCAATTGACTACCATTATACCCGGTAAGACACCGTGTCTTGAATGTCTCTATCCACGGGGCATAGAGGGAAAAAAACCATTTCCCGTATTCGGGGCAACCCCCGCCCTGATTGCATCCTTGCAGACAATGGAGGCAATAAAGCTCCTTACAGGTCTCGGCGAGCTTCTGGCCGGCAGGATGCTGTATGTGAACGGAGAAACAATGGAATTTATGATAATAAATATAAATAAGAAAAAAGACTGCCCTGTGTGCAGCGGAGGTGAAAGATGA